The genomic segment AAGAAGGAATCGCGTGATCGTCATGCGCCCCTCGCCCGGCCACCGCGATCGTCGCCACGCGACAGCCGTTTACCGTTCGATCCGAATCCACGTCGCATATTTCATCGGCTCGGGCCGCGGTAAACTTTAACGGATTCATCGGTCGTGCCGGTTTTGCGAGTCGCGCCGCCAGTAACCGGCTTTGGAACCGGGGCGCCGCCGCGATATAAGTTAAGGGAAACGAAACAACGCGAGCAAGTTGGGAAGGTGCGATGGAACCCATCGAACTGCGCGACCTGGACGCCGCCCGGCGGTACATTCTCGAAGGGCTGTGGCTCCAGCGCGCGGTCAAGCCGACGGCCAAAACCGTCCGCCCGGCGCTCGAGTGGGCTATGGAGATCGCCTCCGGCGGGCACCCGCTCCCGCCGATCGGGTTCGTCGCGGACGTCGGCCACGTCGCCTTCGGGGTGGACGCGGACCAGCGGATGAAGGAGCCGGTCCCGGTCGCCGGCTGGCCCCCGGCGCTCGGCCGCAGCTACGAGGACCACGTCCTCGGCAAGCTCTACTCCGACTGGACGTTCGAGCGCGCCGGCGACGCCGTCCGCAAGTACAAGCCCGCCGACCAGCGGCGCGGGCTGGCGTACATCGTCAACCAGATCCGCGAGCGGGCCGGCATCCCCGGCGTGCTGCTCCCCCCGGCGAGCATCCGCGCGCTCCAGACCGCCAACCCCGACGACGTCCTCCAGGCCGGCCTGGAGAGGCTCGTGCGCGACGGCCCGTCCGCCCTGCTCGTGCAGATCTACGAGGCCCTCGTTTCCGCCGGCCGGCGCATGGCCGAGGTCCTCGGTCAGGAGGACATTCTCGCGCTGGAACAGGGCACCGCCCTCGCCGACATGGGGCAGTACGTCGCCCACCGGCAGATCCTCCAGACGACGGCGAAGCTCGAGTCCAAGCTCCCGGCCCGGCCGGTCAAGCCGCTCGTCGGTCGGAAGGAGGTGCCCACGCGGGTGCTGGACGAGGACCAGTACCCCATCGGGGGGTACACGTCCATTTCCACGCGGGGGTCGATCGAGAGCCTCTTGCACTCGCAGTTGGCGTACATGGAGCCGGAGAGCCCGGACCTCTTCGACATGAAGTTCGTTCGGGACGAGCTGTTCTACTACTCCCGCGACGAGAACCAGTTCCTCCGCCGCCGCCGGGCCTTCGTGTTCGTCCTGTTCCCGGACCTCATCGCCGGCCGGTTCAAGGACGCCGATCTGCCGTGCCAGCGCATCGTCCTCGTCCAGTCCGCGGTCCTGGCCCTGGTCCGCAAACTGACCGAATGGTTGAGTACCGACGCGATCCGGTTCGAGGTGCTGTTCGTCCAGGACGGGGGCAAGACGCCCCTCGCGGAGGAGGCGGCACTGCTGAAACTGCTGCTCCGCGAGCCGATCGAGCGCGGGGACGGCGAGGTGACCGAGGTGCCGAACCGGGACGCCGTGGCGGCGCACCTGAACCGGCTCGCGCGAACGGCCCAGGTTCACTGTCTGGCCGTCGCCACGGAGCCGCTCGGGATGGAGATGGAAAACGTCATCGTTACGGAACTGGTCGTCAGCGGCCCGCGCCCGGAGATCGGTGGCGGTGACGGGGTCGTTGCGGAACTCGAGGGGGAAGACGCCTTCGACGTGTGGCAGGAAACGGTTCTACGGGTTCTGCAACTGTGGGTCTAAAGAAGCGCGGAACTCGGAGCCCGGAACCCGGAACGAAGACCGGAGCCGTCTTCGATTTTCGTTCCGCGTTCCGCTCGCGAGCGGCGAACCACCGTGCGGCGTGCGGCGTATGGCGGGTAACAGTACGATTCGCGCCGACCCAACGGGTCCTTCCGCATGATGCCCACCTGGCTCTCTGACACAAACGTCCTGTTGGCCGGCATCGTGCTGGTCACCGTGCAGTTCATCGCGGCCCTCCCGTGGTTGTGGGCCATCGACCCGAAGGGCTTCAAGGAGGCCGCGGCCACCCCGGCGTCGCTCGGGTACGTGGGCGGCGGCATCTTCGCCGCCGGGCTCGCGACGGCCTGGTACATCTCGTACAAGGGCGACGTCACGCTCCTCAACTGGTACGGGCGCTACCTCTACGGGGCGATCCTCCACCTCCAACTGATCATCGACCTGTTCATCCTGATGCCGCACGTTCTCGTCCTGCTGTGGCCGAAGGGCGGGGCCGTCGCGTACGCCGCGTTCCGCGAGAGCTGCCGGCAGCCGATGTTCTGGCTCATCACGAGCGGCGGCGCGGCCCTGATCTGGTTCTCGGTCGTCATCCCGTACTTCACGTTCGGCGACGACTACAAGATGATGAAGCAGATCGGGTTCGACATGGTGATGCTGTCGGCGGTGCTGTTCGGCGTGCTGGCCGCCAGCATGTCGATCAGCGAGGAGATCGAGGGCCGGACCGCGATCACGCTGATGAGCAAGCCGATCAACCGCCGCCAGTTCCTCATCGGCAAGTACCTCGGCATCATCATGGCCTGCCTCATCATGTCCCTGCTGCTCAGTTGGACGCTGACCGACGCGCTGCGGGCCATGCGGGAGTTCGACCCGATCAACAACGCGGCCGACCCGACCGACCCGT from the Frigoriglobus tundricola genome contains:
- a CDS encoding ABC transporter permease → MMPTWLSDTNVLLAGIVLVTVQFIAALPWLWAIDPKGFKEAAATPASLGYVGGGIFAAGLATAWYISYKGDVTLLNWYGRYLYGAILHLQLIIDLFILMPHVLVLLWPKGGAVAYAAFRESCRQPMFWLITSGGAALIWFSVVIPYFTFGDDYKMMKQIGFDMVMLSAVLFGVLAASMSISEEIEGRTAITLMSKPINRRQFLIGKYLGIIMACLIMSLLLSWTLTDALRAMREFDPINNAADPTDPFGEPSEKVVDPMTFEAQKTVVPPFVRAVPSSPGKAIARGAGLWFSDALAHTFGVVLGFGQVMILVAIASALATRMAFVVNIIICLLVFFLGHLAPVVVQVTQQQTQTGGVGVGLVGFLGRLFDVLLPSLESFNMGRAIIRESPLRLWEFGIYVLTVFGYSLIYTTIALLVGLLLFEDRDLA